From one Lycium ferocissimum isolate CSIRO_LF1 chromosome 7, AGI_CSIRO_Lferr_CH_V1, whole genome shotgun sequence genomic stretch:
- the LOC132062755 gene encoding basic blue protein-like yields MPGGNKVTIFALAMMLCILLQTSISNADTFPAGGTNGWGFSMNDWPNDKIFKVGDVIEFKYPTGIHNVVQVSKAGFDSCDGTGGQVFSSGDDKITLAQGTTYFICSIGQHCANGVKAAVTTK; encoded by the exons ATGCCCGGAGGAAACAAAGTCACCATTTTTGCTCTAGCTATGATGTTGTGCATCTTACTTCAAACTAGCATCTCAAATGCAGATACATTTCCCGCCGGTGGCACTAATGGTTGGGGTTTCAGCATGAATGACTGGCCTAATGACAAGATTTTCAAGGTTGGCGACGTCATTG AGTTTAAATACCCAACTGGGATCCACAATGTTGTGCAAGTGAGCAAGGCAGGGTTTGACTCTTGTGATGGTACTGGAGGACAAGTTTTCAGTTCAGGAGACGACAAAATAACACTTGCACAAGGAACAACATACTTCATTTGTAGCATCGGACAACACTGTGCTAATGGTGTCAAGGCCGCTGTCACCACCAAATAA